aagttatttgttttattgtggATTCCTCAATATACACCAATAATTATCTTTTATTCATACAGGCCATTGTATTAGAAGGCAGCTACTGGAAGCGGCGGATTGAGGTGGTCATCAAGGAGTATCACAAGTGGAGGATCTATTACAAGAAAAGAGtatgtattatatttattaatgAATTTTTTTATCCCCAATTCCACGCTTACCTCTATTTTATTGTTCCTTTGCAGCTTCAGAAAGAGAAGGATGGTATTATATCAATGCTCCAAGAGGTATGGATAAGTTTTATTAACATTCAAAAGCTCAATGTACGTAATTTAATACTAAGAAGAATGAAATTGTTTAATGTACATTGAATTCAAAAGGAGCAATAGCACATTTAGAAAGTTTATCCTTTTTGTTGGTTTGATTTCAACTCAAAACAAACCTATTTAGCCATCGACATGGGAAAGCAAGACATCAAAAAAATTGGGAATATTTTTCTTCAGTCATGCAAAAGTTTTATCCAGCAGATGTTGTTATCAATAAGATCATGATGTAGACTCCATTAGGCAGAAATATCCAGTAAGCCTAATGGAAGCAGCAGAAGCTACAATTAATTCAGGCTCATCTATTTTGCCACTTAGCTGTGTAAATTAACTGCTGGTCAAATCCAAATTCGACAGGAAGTGACGGAGCTTTGTGATTGATAGGGGCCACCGGTCAATTAAGGTATAGATAATATTTTGACCGGTAATTATACAttgcaataaaaacatgaagtttGATCCTTGGAAAAAGTATTGTTTACTTGTGAATTCTCTATTTTTACAATGTGGGTTCAGTATCAGTCAGATAGCTGGTAAGGAAAATGGTGGTTTGAGataaaaacatcaacaacaaaaCTTGCGTCATGGGTGAGCAATTGACGCAAGTTTATCATGAGTAGCGACAATAACCCGCACGCTTCTTCAAGCCTCgtcttttatttctttgtagGGAAAAAAAGCTCTCAACTCTGACCTACTTTCTGAAATgacgaattaaaaaaaaaagtaaaccgcACCTTCAGCGGTGGCGTCACATTTGAAAACAATCAAAAGACGGTGAGAGAAATTAGAGACGGAACAAAGCTGATGAGGATGGACACTACTCAAGTGAAAACACGTGCCTTCTCAAAATAATTTGGTACTTTTCatccttttttaaatttttatttttatttaatgcaTTGATTTATGCCCAGAAGATTTTTTGGGTCTATTTAACCAAAAGATGAAAACGATGTAATTTACAACTTTCCTTTTATTTCAGCTTCATACCCATTTCTaccaacacacacatcacatctcaataatataaaaaaaaaaaaaaaaatgaatgaaatgtgCATAGAGGAAAATCACTCCAAAAAGCCAATCACCGGAAGTCGGAAATTGCAAGGCGGGCATTTGCGTCTGTGCTTCCCACTTTAGTTGATGGGGCCTTAAATCCTCCTATTCACCTGCACGTGAGGATGACTACTTTCGTAGAATTAGGTCAGGGACAAAAGATCGCCCTTCTTATTGAAATGATGAGACGtcaaaataaatgaacaaaccCGGTGTAATGATTACCTGGAGGGGGCTTGCGCTTTTCAACACTATGAcccattttgtatttttcatcacacacgcacacatggtaATATTTACTCTTTTCTACCCGCACATGCATACTATTCTTCAGTGACGGTCAATCAAGGAGCAAAAACAAATTACAGGAGGAAGATTCGCGTGCGTCAACGTAATCAAAATAGGCCGGCCGTCATACAGTCCGGGCTTTCCTATAAATGTCATATCTGGTGTGGATGATCAGAATGAACACATCTTGGGCACAATTCTGGAAAGGCTCTGTACGGATCTGCTTTTAGACGACAGGTTGTTactgaggactttttttttctgcattaacAATAACGCAAAATGGAGGATTATTTGAATTTGTCTTGTATATGTTGTGTTGTCTGTAACGACTGTTATATTTTCTTGGCTCAGTCTGCTAACCATGTATCCGAAGGGTCAAATCTGCCAGGAAAAATTGGAGAAATGGTCCAGTCAGATGTATCCAGAGCCTGAGGCAACACCAGGGGAGGCTCCCATGTTTGACCTGGACTACCTCCTGTCTGATATCTCTGACACGCTGTTCACCATGACGCAGAAGCAATGCCCCTGGGCAAGCAGTGAGCGGCACAACAGTAAGTATCAAATATTTCCAGACCTTCATTAAAATAGATGAATTTTGTGGTGACATCAAAGTTTGTAGTGTTCCCAAAAGCTTATATGAggattttattctttttttttaatacattattattattaggaaCATAACTGTACATATTGATCTtagtatttttttctgtgctgtattttttatttattttttgaccaAAGGGGCAGTTTTGTTTAAGCCCTGTGAAATCTGCCTAGTGACAAGTGGCTGTTAATATTATAACATGAGCAGCAAATTTGGTTTCCATTCCATTTCTAATTCTGAATCAGGTGTAAACATAACATTCTTTCATCCAATTCATTACAATCTTGTCTCCCTCCTCAGCATACACAACAAATTCTGATATGATTCAACCAGGCCTGACTCCTCTGCAGCCCAACTTGGATGATTTTATGGATATACCAGGTACCTGCATGTGTCAttttactccccccccccccttcagaatgaaactaaatgatgatattAAACTGTTTCATGCATGGAGATGCCAAGATTTAAAAAGGTATCTTGTCTCTTTTTGCTGTGCCTTTTCACAGATATCTTCATGAACTCTGGTGTTCAGCCATGTGATCAGATGGCTTTTGCAGACTCTGGCTATTTTGAAAGTTCATCCAGCATCACCCCCGTTGGAGCCACCATGCACACAGCTCCTCAATTACTCGGTGACAGCGAGCTCTCACAGGTACTTGCTCAGGATATGCTCCATCACAGTGTGGTCCATCAAATCACGAGTGGCTTTTTCTGCAGGCtactttgtcatccagcagtttGCCACATGCTTCATCATCTCAAACGGAAGGGCTAAACCAGGACTGCAGCGGCTACCACCCGAGCTCGCTGCCTTACGGACCCCAGTTGTACGCCGATCCCGTTCTTCCCTTCCCCGGCGACGTTGAGCAGGGCTTCTTGGCAGCCAGTCCATTTTTTTACCCACTCCCGTGTCATAAGTTCGGCTACCACACCAGCGCCGGCGTGACGCCGACCGTCATCACTCACACTGCTTCCACAGTGAGCACTACTCAGCAAGCTCACAGATACCCGTACCACCAAggttacgtgtccgacccggttcAAGCAGCCCAGCCTCCGGGAGGCGCGTCGCATTGCTTTGCGGTTCCTGAACAAGTGTCTGCCGGACCAGTGCGAGGGAAACATAAGCAGAAGAAAGAAAGCGAGAGGACATTTGGTCCAACTCTGGGGCTATCTTCTGCTTCCTTCACTGCGCCCACAAGCTGTCTGGCTAAGCTGCTTTCAACAGGTGCCACCCCAcccccttttctttttctttttttttatggctaaATTGTTTTTTCTTACAGGGAAGACATCGGTGGGGTTTGAAACTACTCACGTAACAGTCAAAGGTCAAAAGTCCCCATCTCCCGGTGCTTCGGTGAGCAATCGAGATGAACTATCTCACCAACGTTGCTGTAGAAACACATAATTAAGCTACAGCTACTCTGACAATGTTCTGTCTCGCTCTTTGATTTGTTCCTCTTATGGAGGAAAAAGTGCTAGATGTTAGATGAGACATAATAAGCAGAAAATGTAAGTGTgatgattttgttttgaagaTTCCTTAGTGTGTAAAATGTGTCTTGGCAGCAGGCTTCCTCCTCCAGAGCAGCTTCATCTCAAGTGCAACATGGAGCTATTTGGCACGGAGTCATCCCAGTGCAGCACAAGCAGAGTTCAGCTCAGGGTCAGAGTCAAAGCTCCAAAAGCTCAACGGCGCCAGCCGCCTTGCTGGTTGATGACACTGCACACGGCAGCGCAGCCCTTCTCGTTCCTAAGACTGAGAAACTGTCACCTGTCCAGCTTTATGGCACAGACAGAAGTAGCTTAACAGGTAAGCACACTCAAGTGAGATGGATTTTCTTCTCACACTGTTGTGGGCTATTGTAAAGCAAATATAGAAGTGTGGTGCTGAAGTGGACAGCTCACCGGTCATTTCAATTTGTCAAGATTTTGCggagattaaataaatattgaatTGACAGAAATGTAAGTGTTATTTGATTTTCCAGGTTACACAGGGCAGACTTCACCTCCAAACCTCCTCGAGAAATCTTCTAATCCTGAATCTCCACATTCAGGCTTCCTGGGGTATGGAATGATAGAAATGAGTAAGGTAAAGTACATCAGATGTTGTTTAATAGGAAAAGGTGGTGCTGAATCTGTAGAAACGCAATGTGTGATGTTCAATGTCTACTCCAGCAAACAGAGACCAGGAGGATGACTCACATATCAGCTGAACAGAAGAGACGTTTCAACATCAAAATGGGCTTTGACACTTTACACGACCTGGTGTCAACACTTAGTTCCCAGCCGAGCATCAAGGTACATTGAAAGGACGCACGGGATTATTCAACTGTGATTCCAAATCATGCAGCATTTTATCCGCCTCAGATTAGCAAAGCCACCACCTTGCAGAAGACCGCCGAGTACATCAGTAAGATGCAGCAGGAGAGAGGTATACTCCACGAGGAGGCTCAGAGACTCCGAGATGAGATCCAGCTCCTGAATTCTGCCATCAAGTAAGACCTTTAGTTTACTTGGAGGGGTCTTTGGGATATTTGAATGGAGTCCAACACACCAAAGCCAAGTTAAGATtgtgttcattattttttttttttttttttgcagtgcttGCCAACAGCAACTACCGGCTACGGGTGTGCCCATCACACGACAGCGATTTGACCACATGAGGCAAAAGTTCCGGGAATACGTCCAGGCCCAAACTCTGCAAAACTGGAAGTTCTGGATTGTATCCTTAACTGTGAGCGTACAGGGAGGAAACAAGTCATTTGTCCGCTTGTGTGACACAGAAAAATTGGACATATCATTCTTGAAAATACCAAAACAATATATTTGTTTCAGAAAGCAAACTATCATCGTGACTTATTTCCTCAACTTGGTGTCAGTTCAGCATCATCATCGAGCCACTGTTTGAGTCCTATAATGGAATGGTGTCCACTGCCAGTGTGGAACAACTGTGCCAATCCACTTTGTCCTGGCTGGACCAACACTGTTCTCTGCCTTCTCTAAGACCcagtcagtctttttttttttattgttgcacTTGACCTTTGCACTTGTCTGATCATTTGCGTCTCCATCCGCAGTGGTCTTGAGTTCACTCCGTCTTTTGAGCACAACGACGTCCATCCTAACTGAGCCAAGACTGCTGCCTGAGCAGGCCACCCTCGCTGTCACACAGGGTGACCCCTCTACTACCTTAGACCACTCCATACAGCAACCTGCTCAAGACCATATGCGCAACatgtgatgagaaaaaaaagactgaaataATTAGAAGCAGTAattcaaaatagaaaaacaacccgttatttcattttcattcaaatataaaaataccAAAATTGAAATACAGCTTGATTTTGTCATTCATTACAACGGCTCAGAGCTGCCAGCATTTTCCGTATTGCCCAGCAGATGGCGACAGACAACAGTCTTCTGTAATGATCCATAaagacaaaaattaaaaatattgccTTTCAATTGTGGTTCAGCAAGCATTTTGTGTCCGTATATATTGTAACCaacaattaaagaaaaaaaatcccatgttGTGTTTGGAACTCCTTGGTTTGTGGCAGATATTTTTTTGAAGACACTTCTCAGTCTTGATGTAGttgtattttgttatttttaggcCAAGGAAACACCGGCACGTCTTAATTCCTCCAGTAGATGTCGCTATCACAGAGGTACGTATTCCCCTTCCACTGAACCTCCCCTTCGACAGAGGTCGCTGTCGGGACTATCTGGGGAAAACGTTCAATTCCCCTTCTTTTGCCTTGCCCTCAGCTCCACGGTGAGCTGTCCACTTCAGCACCACAAGCCGAGCACAGGCAGCGGGGACGCGCTAATGCCGCAAAGGAGGAACGAAGAGGATCAAGCCACGGCTCAACATCAGGACCCGGTCTACAAGATTGCCGAACGCACGTCGATTGCGGCTGGGGACGCCTGCGACTCCGTAGCCGAAGACTGCAGGAAAGGTAAGAgtttttccgaagaagcttaaaTTGGATCAAGTGTATTGTGGCATCACCGGAGGGAGGATAATGATCGAGTGTTACCGAAGGAGGCATTAGCTTCTTTCTTTTGAGcagtttgttttatttgacaaaagGCGACACGGAGACGCCGTGTTATTGTTGCCCCAGCTTCCCCTCGTTGTGCAGATGGTGCGGTTCTATCGCTCGTCCATGTTTCGCAGCCTCCCCGCGGCCAGCTGCCGCTTCATTGTCAACacgcccgccccctcccctttcgTCCCCCGTCTGCCTCCCCCTTCGCCTCCAGCTACGGGACAACATGTCACATCTTTCTTTTTGGCCGAGTTAAATGATTTGCGGTTGCAAATCTCTACAAACGTGGCAAACGCACTCCCACTCTGCACTCAAAATAGTGCAGatactgtaataataataataataatagctggaatataatttttttgaatAGGGTTACGTCAAAATATCACAGCTTTATGGGGCTCGTACTTTAATTTAATTGAGTAATGTTTTAGAATCTAaaacgggtgtcaaactcaaggcccgggggccagatacggcccgccacatcattttatgtggcccgcgaagacaaattcgtgtgtcattactaaaattgcaaactgtcttcacttataataatatctttttttttttaatatttgaccagtttttactcgtctgatttgaaaacgagtcatttgtcagtttgttttgtagctgttACTGTATATAACGTGAGGCGctcgtacatttatttgggttgacagtcataatgaccctccgaaagaagctatgactacaatgcggcccgcgaaaaaaatgagtttgacacccctgttttcGATCAACCTGAGATTAGCAGCAATGCAAACCACCCCCGAGCACTTCTTTAGTGTCTCCAGTTGTTCTCGTGCATTCAAGCATCATTCTGGCAGCCTCaaactgctcctcctcctcctcctgtcctACTTCCCTTCTCTCAGGAAAGGGAGGTCATAGGGAACATTTAAGCGGCTGACATTGGAGGAGCAGCAGGAGAGCTCTCTGCTAATACAAATAGATGGAGATGTGTGGGGAACATTCGTCAGCTCAGCCTCTACTTAAATCTACAACGGAGTGCCACGGGGCTTTATGCCTTCACATCAGGTGGCAGCTTCTTTAGATTTTGTCTGAAAGGATTGTCGGTATGTGGGAGAGGATGGAGGACAATATTTTTAGTGCTGTGTGAGTGTAAAGGTTGTATTTAAGGTGTTTATTACCTTTCCTGATGACATCAAAATAGGATTCTTGTATCTGGAGAAAACCAAATTTCACACACTGACGAGCTACGTGCTTTCATTGTTCTGTCTCGTTGCTGCCGACCTACTCGCAAGCATTGCCACAAGAAAATCCAACACTGTTCTTCTTGCAAGCTTGTCTTATAGTCTGACAAAATAGCAAGGCAATCTTTCCGTGTTCAGACGTGCCCATATTTTCTGAAGTCGTCACCCAAACGCACACAGGCGCTTTCTCTGCTGTCACAGCATgtttttgatgttgatgttatcTTACTTCAGACCGTTTTGCTTTGCACTGTATCTGAGTGTCGGCTGGTAAACgggaacttattttttttttcagactaaATGTCCAAAAATAGAACAGACGCTCAGATACTAAATATGTATACCAGAAACTGAGTATTAATATTTAAGTTGTTTATGTTCAGCACATCTTTATTTtcctatttattattattataattattatgtgGACACATCTTTACTGGTTAACATTCTATTTACCTTTATGCTCCCCTGAATATAATTTATATTCAATATACTGCTTGTGTTTATCTAGCGTCATGAATATCTAATTGCACTCCCAAGATTGATAAACGATTCACTCAATCAAGAAAACACGGGTCTCAGTAGTCTATTGGTCAATGTATATCTCTTTTGTCTTTGATTGAAAACATTGAAATGAGCAAATCCCTAATTAACATGCCACGCTGAATAGCGGTTACAAGAGTCCAGCAAGAGTGTAATTGCTCCGGACGATCGGTGCCGTCTGACTTAATGAGTGACACTTTCTCATCGAGAGAAACCAGCAGATGACAAAATATCATCAGAGCTGAGTAGCGCTGTGGGATACAATTCTATTTATTCATCCATGAGACAGAAAATAGGACACAGGCTAAAAAGTGATgctgtgagcaaaaaaaaatatcctgcaAAGCGTTGACCTTTCCTTCGCAgaacaaaacaaatacattaTACATAGTATATTGACCAAACATGTTCATATCAATTTGTCAGCTATGTTTTTTATTAAATGGGAGCAACCAGCCTCCACTCAGACATGCCTCTGGTTAATAACAACTTCCTAAtatttttggaaatatttgaagcatgGGTCACTCGAGCGCAACTCAAACTGCACAGTAGCCTGTATCTATGGCAACCCTACACTTCAGGGGGCGTGTTAGCAGGTAATAGACATGGATAGTGGCTTGTGAATTATTTAGAAGCTTGATCAGGCAGACTCAGCCTAACTGGACCGAGAGGGAGGACATGAGCTGGCATCCCCCACGGGAGTCTCGGTCTCCTCTTGGACTAAGAACAGTGAATTTATGCTTGCTTTGCAGTTTATTATATGAAGTGAGGAAAGGTAAGAATGGTTGTTTTCTGTTGAATAATTTCACGTAGCATCCTTTAATGTGTGTCAATACATTCGAACGGATAAAGATAttcaaaggttttttttttcctgtaaaaTGTTCAATTGGAAGAAAATGAGGATAATCCAATAAATAGACAaaacagttgttgtttttccctTCAGCTCATCTGCTTTTTTCACATCTGTGTTCTGCTCTTCATCCATTAGCCTCCGCAGATGCTGTAGCTATGTCGTGTTTGAAGGATTCTGTTGTCAAGGGAAATTTCATGCCCTGTGCTTTTTTCcatc
The nucleotide sequence above comes from Syngnathus scovelli strain Florida chromosome 15, RoL_Ssco_1.2, whole genome shotgun sequence. Encoded proteins:
- the LOC125981735 gene encoding carbohydrate-responsive element-binding protein isoform X2 encodes the protein MADKEKLGSVHHSFVSEADHARSTVSGPSYGPFTYTQVIHSGHFMVSSPHRDASPGGVKGGRCPRYDFDTVNRTWCQTYRYGPRSSGSLSIDPTLTRLFECMSLAYSGKIVSPKWKSFKGLRLLWRDKIRLNNAIWRAWFIQYVKKGKNPVCGFNTPLEGSEADAHRKPEAIVLEGSYWKRRIEVVIKEYHKWRIYYKKRLQKEKDGIISMLQEGQICQEKLEKWSSQMYPEPEATPGEAPMFDLDYLLSDISDTLFTMTQKQCPWASSERHNTYTTNSDMIQPGLTPLQPNLDDFMDIPDIFMNSGVQPCDQMAFADSGYFESSSSITPVGATMHTAPQLLGDSELSQATLSSSSLPHASSSQTEGLNQDCSGYHPSSLPYGPQLYADPVLPFPGDVEQGFLAASPFFYPLPCHKFGYHTSAGVTPTVITHTASTVSTTQQAHRYPYHQGYVSDPVQAAQPPGGASHCFAVPEQVSAGPVRGKHKQKKESERTFGPTLGLSSASFTAPTSCLAKLLSTGKTSVGFETTHVTVKGQKSPSPGASASSSRAASSQVQHGAIWHGVIPVQHKQSSAQGQSQSSKSSTAPAALLVDDTAHGSAALLVPKTEKLSPVQLYGTDRSSLTGYTGQTSPPNLLEKSSNPESPHSGFLGYGMIEMSKQTETRRMTHISAEQKRRFNIKMGFDTLHDLVSTLSSQPSIKISKATTLQKTAEYISKMQQERGILHEEAQRLRDEIQLLNSAINACQQQLPATGVPITRQRFDHMRQKFREYVQAQTLQNWKFWIFSIIIEPLFESYNGMVSTASVEQLCQSTLSWLDQHCSLPSLRPMVLSSLRLLSTTTSILTEPRLLPEQATLAVTQGDPSTTLDHSIQQPAQDHMRNM
- the LOC125981735 gene encoding carbohydrate-responsive element-binding protein isoform X1; this encodes MADKEKLGSVHHSFVSEADHARSTVSGPSYGPFTYTQVIHSGHFMVSSPHRDASPGGVKGGRCPRYDFDTVNRTWCQTYRYGPRSSGSLSIDPTLTRLFECMSLAYSGKIVSPKWKSFKGLRLLWRDKIRLNNAIWRAWFIQYVKKGKNPVCGFNTPLEGSEADAHRKPEAIVLEGSYWKRRIEVVIKEYHKWRIYYKKRLQKEKDGIISMLQEGQICQEKLEKWSSQMYPEPEATPGEAPMFDLDYLLSDISDTLFTMTQKQCPWASSERHNTYTTNSDMIQPGLTPLQPNLDDFMDIPDIFMNSGVQPCDQMAFADSGYFESSSSITPVGATMHTAPQLLGDSELSQATLSSSSLPHASSSQTEGLNQDCSGYHPSSLPYGPQLYADPVLPFPGDVEQGFLAASPFFYPLPCHKFGYHTSAGVTPTVITHTASTVSTTQQAHRYPYHQGYVSDPVQAAQPPGGASHCFAVPEQVSAGPVRGKHKQKKESERTFGPTLGLSSASFTAPTSCLAKLLSTGKTSVGFETTHVTVKGQKSPSPGASQASSSRAASSQVQHGAIWHGVIPVQHKQSSAQGQSQSSKSSTAPAALLVDDTAHGSAALLVPKTEKLSPVQLYGTDRSSLTGYTGQTSPPNLLEKSSNPESPHSGFLGYGMIEMSKQTETRRMTHISAEQKRRFNIKMGFDTLHDLVSTLSSQPSIKISKATTLQKTAEYISKMQQERGILHEEAQRLRDEIQLLNSAINACQQQLPATGVPITRQRFDHMRQKFREYVQAQTLQNWKFWIFSIIIEPLFESYNGMVSTASVEQLCQSTLSWLDQHCSLPSLRPMVLSSLRLLSTTTSILTEPRLLPEQATLAVTQGDPSTTLDHSIQQPAQDHMRNM